A genome region from Penicillium psychrofluorescens genome assembly, chromosome: 3 includes the following:
- a CDS encoding uncharacterized protein (ID:PFLUO_004841-T1.cds;~source:funannotate) — protein MPGLPASIDLDECIERLYRKELLADSVIEAICAKAKELLMKESNVVHIAAPVTVVGDIHGQFFDMIEIFKIGGFCPNTNYLFLGDYVDRGLFSVETISLLICLKLRYPQRVHLIRGNHESRGVTQSYGFYTECARKYGNANVWHYFTDMFDFLTLSVVINDEIFCVHGGLSPSIHSIDQIKIIDRFREIPHEGPMADLVWSDPDTDRDEFSLSPRGAGYTFGAQVVRKFLEVNSMSHILRAHQLCQEGYQVLYDDRLSTVWSAPNYCYRCGNLASVLEVSDTGERFFNIFDAAPENDVHRNEQQAQQQNKDGPSPVIDYFL, from the exons AGTGCATCGAGCGGCTCTATCGAAAAGAATTACTTGCAGACTCGGTCATCGAAGCGATATGTGCCAAGGCGAAGGAGCTGTTGATGAAGGAGAGCAATGTCGTCCACATCGCTGCGCCGGTCACTGTTGTGGGGGATATACATGGCCAGTTCTTTGACATGATCGAGATCTTTAAGATTGGCGGCTTCTGTCCCAACACGAACTACTTGTTCCTAG GTGATTATGTGGATCGCGGACTGTTCAGTGTCGAGACTATCTCGCTGCTTATATGTCTGAAGCTGCGGTATCCACAACGAGTTCATCTCATTCGCGGCAATCACGAATCTCGTGGTGTCACCCAGTCATACGGCTTCTACACCGAGTGCGCACGGAAATACGGCAATGCCAACGTGTGGCACTACTTCACCGACATGTTCGACTTTCTCACACTGAGTGTGGTGATCAACGACGAGATCTTCTGCGTGCATGGCGGCCTCTCGCCCTCCATCCACTCCATCGACCAGATCAAAATCATCGACCGCTTTCGCGAGATCCCTCACGAGGGACCGATGGCTGACCTTGTATGGTCCGACCCGGACACAGACCGGGACGAgttctccctctctccccgtGGGGCGGGGTACACCTTTGGCGCGCAGGTCGTCAGGAAATTCCTCGAGGTCAACAGCATGTCCCACATTCTAAGAGCTCACCAGTTATGCCAAGAAGGGTATCAGGTGCTCTACGACGACCGGCTCAGCACGGTCTGGAGCGCTCCAAACTACTGTTATCGGTGCGGAAACCTAGCGAGTGTGCTCGAGGTCAGCGATACGGGCGAGCGGTTTTTTAACATCTTCGACGCCGCGCCCGAGAACGACGTGCATCGCAACGAacagcaggcgcagcagcagaatAAGGATGGCCCGAGTCCAGTGATTGACTACTTCCTGTGA